One genomic region from Pseudochaenichthys georgianus unplaced genomic scaffold, fPseGeo1.2 scaffold_417_arrow_ctg1, whole genome shotgun sequence encodes:
- the LOC117442355 gene encoding dual specificity protein phosphatase 18 isoform X1: MAVSQITPSLFLGGAEAALNAPLLSLKGVTLVVNATLSHAGPALQGVEFVRVPVPDLPCARLGDHFDRVADRIHSNRAGSTLVHCVAGKSRSPALVMAYLMRYRAVTLRQAHRWFVNSPQVQDQRPCIRLNAGFWEQLLQYERRLYGKNSVRVAPESPPLTPRPQTNRLTSPVTPSNRRGRGAKPRV, from the exons ATGGCGGTGTCTCAGATCACGCCCTCTCTCTTCCTGGGGGGGGCGGAGGcggccctgaacgcaccgctgCTCTCTCTGAAAGGCGTCACGCTGGTGGTGAACGCCACGCTGAGCCACGCAGGCCCCGCCCTCCAGGGGGTGGAGTTTGTTCGCGTCCCCGTGCCCGACCTGCCCTGCGCGCGCCTCGGCGATCACTTCGACCGCGTGGCCGACCGTATCCACAGCAACCGCGCGGGCAGCACGCTCGTGCACTGTGTTGCGGGGAAGAGCCGCTCGCCCGCGCTGGTGATGGCGTACCTGATGCGTTACCGCGCGGTGACGCTGCGGCAGGCGCACCGCTGG TTTGTTAATTCTCCCCAGGTTCAGGATCAGCGGCCGTGCATTCGGCTCAACGCCGGCTTCTGGGAGCAGCTGCTGCAGTACGAGCGCCGGCTGTACGGGAAAAACAGCGTCAGGGTGGCGCCAGAATCCCCTCCGCTCACCCCGAGGCCGCAGACGAACCGCCTGACGTCTCCGGTAACACCGAGTAACAGGAGGGGAAGAGGAGCCAAACCCAGAGTCTGA
- the LOC117442355 gene encoding dual specificity protein phosphatase 18 isoform X2: MAVSQITPSLFLGGAEAALNAPLLSLKGVTLVVNATLSHAGPALQGVEFVRVPVPDLPCARLGDHFDRVADRIHSNRAGSTLVHCVAGKSRSPALVMAYLMRYRAVTLRQAHRWVQDQRPCIRLNAGFWEQLLQYERRLYGKNSVRVAPESPPLTPRPQTNRLTSPVTPSNRRGRGAKPRV; the protein is encoded by the exons ATGGCGGTGTCTCAGATCACGCCCTCTCTCTTCCTGGGGGGGGCGGAGGcggccctgaacgcaccgctgCTCTCTCTGAAAGGCGTCACGCTGGTGGTGAACGCCACGCTGAGCCACGCAGGCCCCGCCCTCCAGGGGGTGGAGTTTGTTCGCGTCCCCGTGCCCGACCTGCCCTGCGCGCGCCTCGGCGATCACTTCGACCGCGTGGCCGACCGTATCCACAGCAACCGCGCGGGCAGCACGCTCGTGCACTGTGTTGCGGGGAAGAGCCGCTCGCCCGCGCTGGTGATGGCGTACCTGATGCGTTACCGCGCGGTGACGCTGCGGCAGGCGCACCGCTGG GTTCAGGATCAGCGGCCGTGCATTCGGCTCAACGCCGGCTTCTGGGAGCAGCTGCTGCAGTACGAGCGCCGGCTGTACGGGAAAAACAGCGTCAGGGTGGCGCCAGAATCCCCTCCGCTCACCCCGAGGCCGCAGACGAACCGCCTGACGTCTCCGGTAACACCGAGTAACAGGAGGGGAAGAGGAGCCAAACCCAGAGTCTGA
- the LOC139432829 gene encoding deoxyribonuclease-1-like isoform X2, translating to MRLLCALGLFSVLLHVTSCLLIGAFNIQQFGDKKSRNKDVMDIIKEIVLRYDIILIQEVLDPDWEVTNRLMDLVNNGSPQFANISSAPLGPGRHKERYLFLYRVQTVSVKGSFQYFPYRYSYRLAHSQRWSEIHVFERPPFVVKFSSTETDVEEFVLIPIHTSPRTAAEAARQYKQSTVGELQSLDNVVNEAKSLWHNNNIMVLGDFNAAGTYVRRDDFWNIPLFTNNNFHWLIDDDVNTVVSGSQKAYDRIVVTTDLNDGVVPCSADVFNFKNTYGLTQGQTLAVSDHFPVEVELRNTGTTTQTPTTQTPRRKQTYQERFLYILYGLNAVRGANRCQQWQRKRISVW from the exons ATGCGTCTGCTCTGTGCTCTGGGTCTCTTCTCGGTCCTGCTGCATGTGACCTCCTGTCTGCTGATTGGAGCCTTCAACATCCAACAATTTGGGGACAAGAAATCAAGAAATAAGGATGTCATGGATATCATCAAAGAG atTGTCCTTCGCTATGACATCATTCTGATCCAGGAAGTCCTCGATCCAGATTGGGAAGTAACCAACAGACTCATGGATCTTGTTAACAA CGGTTCTCCTCAGTTCGCAAACATCTCCAGTGCTCCCTTGGGTCCCGGCAGACATAAGGAGAGATACCTCTTCCTCTACAG GGTTCAGACGGTGTCCGTGAAAGGCAGCTTCCAATACTTCCCATACAGATACTCCTACAGACTAGCCCACTCCCAGCGTTGGAGTGAGATCCATGTCTTCGAAAGACCGCCCTTCGTCGTCAAGTTTTCCTCCACAGAGACCG ATGTGGAGGAATTTGTTCTGATCCCCATTCACACCTCTCCAAGAACTGCTGCAGAAGCTGCTCGACAATATAAGCAGTCCACTGTAGGAGAACTGCAGTCTCTTGATAACGTGGTGAACGAGGCCAAAAGCCTATGGCATAACAAT AACATCATGGTGCTCGGGGACTTCAACGCGGCCGGCACGTATGTAAGAAGGGATGACTTCTGGAATATCCCCCTCTTCACCAACAACAACTTCCACTGGCTGATCGATGACGATGTTAACACTGTAGTGTCGGGGTCTCAAAAGGCTTACGACAG AATTGTAGTCACCACTGACTTGAACGATGGAGTGGTGCCATGCAGCGCTGACGTCTTTAACTTCAAGAATACATATGGTCTTACCCAGGGTCAG ACGCTTGCCGTCAGTGACCATTTCCCTGTGGAGGTGGAGCTACGGAACACAGGAACCACTACACAGACCCCCACTACACAGACCCCCAGACGGAAGCAGACCTACCAAGAGAGGTTTCTCTATATTTTGTATGGTTTGAATGCTGTGAGGGGAGCTAACCGCTGTCAACAGTGGCAGCGCAAGCGTATTTCtgtatggtag
- the LOC139432829 gene encoding deoxyribonuclease-1-like isoform X1, translated as MRLLCALGLFSVLLHVTSCLLIGAFNIQQFGDKKSRNKDVMDIIKEIVLRYDIILIQEVLDPDWEVTNRLMDLVNNVCVFGVCFPSGSPQFANISSAPLGPGRHKERYLFLYRVQTVSVKGSFQYFPYRYSYRLAHSQRWSEIHVFERPPFVVKFSSTETDVEEFVLIPIHTSPRTAAEAARQYKQSTVGELQSLDNVVNEAKSLWHNNNIMVLGDFNAAGTYVRRDDFWNIPLFTNNNFHWLIDDDVNTVVSGSQKAYDRIVVTTDLNDGVVPCSADVFNFKNTYGLTQGQTLAVSDHFPVEVELRNTGTTTQTPTTQTPRRKQTYQERFLYILYGLNAVRGANRCQQWQRKRISVW; from the exons ATGCGTCTGCTCTGTGCTCTGGGTCTCTTCTCGGTCCTGCTGCATGTGACCTCCTGTCTGCTGATTGGAGCCTTCAACATCCAACAATTTGGGGACAAGAAATCAAGAAATAAGGATGTCATGGATATCATCAAAGAG atTGTCCTTCGCTATGACATCATTCTGATCCAGGAAGTCCTCGATCCAGATTGGGAAGTAACCAACAGACTCATGGATCTTGTTAACAA tgtgtgtgtgtttggtgtgtgtttCCCCAGCGGTTCTCCTCAGTTCGCAAACATCTCCAGTGCTCCCTTGGGTCCCGGCAGACATAAGGAGAGATACCTCTTCCTCTACAG GGTTCAGACGGTGTCCGTGAAAGGCAGCTTCCAATACTTCCCATACAGATACTCCTACAGACTAGCCCACTCCCAGCGTTGGAGTGAGATCCATGTCTTCGAAAGACCGCCCTTCGTCGTCAAGTTTTCCTCCACAGAGACCG ATGTGGAGGAATTTGTTCTGATCCCCATTCACACCTCTCCAAGAACTGCTGCAGAAGCTGCTCGACAATATAAGCAGTCCACTGTAGGAGAACTGCAGTCTCTTGATAACGTGGTGAACGAGGCCAAAAGCCTATGGCATAACAAT AACATCATGGTGCTCGGGGACTTCAACGCGGCCGGCACGTATGTAAGAAGGGATGACTTCTGGAATATCCCCCTCTTCACCAACAACAACTTCCACTGGCTGATCGATGACGATGTTAACACTGTAGTGTCGGGGTCTCAAAAGGCTTACGACAG AATTGTAGTCACCACTGACTTGAACGATGGAGTGGTGCCATGCAGCGCTGACGTCTTTAACTTCAAGAATACATATGGTCTTACCCAGGGTCAG ACGCTTGCCGTCAGTGACCATTTCCCTGTGGAGGTGGAGCTACGGAACACAGGAACCACTACACAGACCCCCACTACACAGACCCCCAGACGGAAGCAGACCTACCAAGAGAGGTTTCTCTATATTTTGTATGGTTTGAATGCTGTGAGGGGAGCTAACCGCTGTCAACAGTGGCAGCGCAAGCGTATTTCtgtatggtag